Proteins from one Mus pahari chromosome 18, PAHARI_EIJ_v1.1, whole genome shotgun sequence genomic window:
- the LOC110335711 gene encoding cytochrome c oxidase subunit 7A-related protein, mitochondrial codes for MYYKFSSFTQKLAGAWASEAYTPQGLKPVSTEAPPIIFATPTKLTTSVTAYDYAGKNKVPELQKFFQKADGVPIHLKRGLPDQMLYRTTMALTVGGTIYCLIALYMASQPRNK; via the exons ATGTACTACAAGTTTAGCAGTTTCACGCAGAAGTTGGCTGGAGCTTGGGCTTCCGAAGCCTACACTCCGCAG GGGTTAAAGCCGGTTTCCACGGAAGCACCGCCTATCATATTTGCCACACCAACCAAACTGACCACCAGTGTGACAGCATATGATTATGCTGGGAAGAACAAAGTTCCAGAGCTGCAGAAGTTTTTCCAG AAGGCTGACGGCGTGCCCATCCACCTGAAACGAGGCCTTCCCGACCAAATGCTTTACCGGACCACCATGGCTCTGACAGTGGGAGGGACCATCTACTGCCTGATTGCCCTCTACATGGCCTCGCAGCCCAGAAACAAATGA